Proteins found in one Planctomycetes bacterium MalM25 genomic segment:
- the rpsJ gene encoding 30S ribosomal protein S10, producing MAKEVIRIRMEAYDHSVLDQSAVDIVDTAKRTNSVVHGPIPLPTRIERYTVIRGPHVDKKSRNQFEIRTHKRLIDIVDATAKTIEALNKLSLPAGVDIKIKASTG from the coding sequence GTGGCGAAAGAGGTGATCCGCATTCGGATGGAGGCGTACGACCACTCGGTCCTGGACCAGAGTGCCGTCGATATCGTCGATACGGCGAAGCGGACCAACTCGGTCGTCCACGGCCCGATTCCGCTGCCGACGCGAATTGAGCGGTACACGGTCATCCGTGGCCCGCACGTGGATAAGAAATCGCGTAACCAGTTTGAGATCCGCACGCACAAGCGTCTGATCGACATCGTGGACGCGACCGCCAAAACCATCGAAGCCCTCAACAAGCTCAGCTTGCCTGCGGGTGTCGATATCAAAATCAAAGCGAGCACCGGCTGA
- the rplW gene encoding 50S ribosomal protein L23: MPRHIPQKTSLTLEPHQVIVKPLVTEKGVHKSTRNNAYSFEVNKLATKADIRQAVEKLFDVKVLKVATQNRKGKARRTRFRLGRTADWKKAVVTLHDEHRIDFF, from the coding sequence ATGCCAAGACACATCCCCCAAAAAACGTCGCTCACTCTCGAGCCGCACCAGGTGATCGTTAAGCCCCTGGTGACCGAGAAGGGCGTCCACAAGTCGACACGCAACAACGCCTACTCGTTCGAGGTGAACAAGCTGGCGACCAAGGCCGACATCCGTCAGGCGGTCGAGAAGCTGTTCGACGTGAAGGTGTTGAAGGTCGCGACGCAGAACCGCAAGGGCAAGGCCCGCCGCACGCGTTTCCGCCTCGGCCGGACCGCCGACTGGAAGAAGGCCGTGGTGACGCTTCACGACGAGCATCGCATCGACTTCTTCTAA
- the fusA_1 gene encoding Elongation factor G has product MSADLTKLRNLGVIAHIDAGKTTVTERMLYVSGDKHRVGEVDKGTTTTDDDAEEAERGITIYSASVRFPWKDVEINLIDTPGHVDFTAEVERSLRVLDGAVVVFSAREGVEAQSETVWRQANRYHVPRIAFINKLDREGANWEAVLGEVENRLGATPVALQIPAGEGPPHVANPFRGVIDLVKMKLLTFPGGKEGRDVVEEPIPDELADEAALYREQMLDQLYGYSDELMELALSGEEIPEALIHKVVRSATIHEAIQPVLCGSALHGMGVEPLLDAVAAYLPHPLEMPPVEGEDPSGKSGGKGKGKRSGRVKADAAEGGEALPKIVRKPDIKEPFCGLVFKILPYKTGDLYWVRIYSGELKPNSRVLNPGKETKENVAQIWRIHASKKDEQLDHAEAGDIVALLGLRESITGDTLCDSREPILLESIEFPETVISMAIEAENSEEKKKLAGVLDMLRKQDPTFRAEENEETGQTLISGMGELHLEVIQHRLERDFGLKFKVHQPRVSYRETVGSKVEVTGECNRNINGVQHTAAVRLRVEPFTPTGPLAHLAPPVVVSVDPAAGRSSSEGGGGLTDEYVNLVVEELQSATEGGGTLGFPLMRLKVTVLGGEVHETDSTEIAFRTAASLAFDKGLREAGVVLLEPIMALELTTPEEHMGDLVGDLQQRRAMIERTEQRGVDTVIHAQAPLANLFGYSSAMRSLSQGRAGASMTPSDYAPAPDDVLKVFLGE; this is encoded by the coding sequence ATGTCCGCCGACTTAACCAAGCTCCGCAACCTGGGCGTCATCGCCCACATCGATGCCGGTAAGACAACCGTCACCGAGCGCATGCTGTACGTCTCGGGCGACAAGCACCGGGTTGGCGAGGTCGACAAGGGGACGACCACCACCGACGACGACGCCGAGGAGGCCGAGCGGGGCATCACGATCTACTCGGCGAGTGTGCGGTTCCCGTGGAAGGACGTCGAGATCAACCTGATCGACACGCCCGGCCACGTCGACTTCACCGCCGAGGTCGAGCGGAGCCTCCGTGTGCTCGACGGGGCCGTGGTCGTGTTCAGCGCCCGCGAGGGGGTCGAGGCGCAGAGCGAGACCGTGTGGCGGCAGGCGAACCGGTACCACGTGCCGCGGATCGCCTTCATCAACAAGCTCGACCGCGAGGGCGCCAACTGGGAGGCCGTGCTCGGGGAGGTCGAGAACCGGCTGGGAGCGACGCCGGTCGCCCTGCAGATCCCCGCCGGCGAAGGCCCGCCGCACGTCGCGAACCCGTTCCGCGGCGTGATCGACCTGGTGAAGATGAAGCTGCTCACTTTCCCGGGCGGGAAGGAGGGGCGCGACGTCGTCGAGGAGCCGATCCCCGACGAGCTGGCCGACGAGGCCGCGCTGTACCGCGAGCAGATGCTCGACCAGCTGTACGGCTACTCCGACGAGCTGATGGAGCTCGCCCTCAGCGGCGAGGAGATCCCCGAGGCGCTCATCCACAAGGTGGTCCGCTCGGCGACCATTCACGAGGCGATCCAGCCGGTGCTGTGCGGCTCGGCGCTGCACGGCATGGGGGTCGAGCCCCTGCTCGATGCGGTGGCGGCTTACCTGCCGCACCCGCTGGAGATGCCCCCCGTCGAGGGCGAAGACCCGTCCGGCAAGTCGGGCGGCAAAGGGAAGGGCAAGCGTTCCGGCCGCGTGAAGGCGGACGCCGCCGAGGGGGGCGAAGCTCTCCCCAAGATCGTCCGCAAGCCGGACATCAAAGAGCCGTTCTGCGGCTTGGTCTTCAAGATCTTGCCGTACAAGACGGGCGACCTCTACTGGGTCCGCATCTACTCGGGCGAGCTCAAACCGAACAGCCGCGTGCTCAACCCGGGTAAGGAGACCAAGGAGAACGTCGCCCAGATCTGGCGGATCCACGCCTCGAAGAAGGACGAGCAACTCGACCACGCCGAGGCGGGCGACATCGTCGCGCTGCTCGGCCTGCGCGAGTCGATCACGGGCGACACGCTGTGCGATTCGCGCGAGCCGATCCTGCTGGAGTCGATCGAGTTCCCCGAGACCGTCATCTCGATGGCGATCGAGGCAGAGAACTCCGAGGAGAAGAAGAAGCTCGCCGGCGTGCTTGACATGCTGCGCAAGCAGGACCCCACGTTCCGCGCCGAGGAGAACGAAGAGACCGGCCAGACGCTGATCTCCGGCATGGGCGAGCTGCACCTGGAGGTGATCCAGCACCGGCTGGAACGCGACTTTGGCCTGAAGTTCAAGGTCCACCAGCCGCGCGTCAGCTACCGCGAAACGGTCGGCTCGAAGGTCGAAGTGACCGGCGAGTGCAACCGAAACATCAACGGCGTACAGCACACGGCCGCCGTGCGGCTGCGGGTCGAGCCCTTCACGCCGACCGGCCCGCTGGCCCACCTGGCGCCTCCTGTGGTGGTGTCGGTCGATCCGGCGGCCGGCCGATCTTCTTCGGAAGGGGGGGGCGGGCTGACGGATGAGTACGTGAACCTCGTCGTCGAGGAGCTGCAGAGCGCCACGGAGGGGGGCGGCACGCTCGGGTTCCCCTTGATGCGGCTCAAGGTGACTGTCCTGGGGGGCGAGGTCCACGAGACCGACTCGACCGAGATCGCCTTCCGCACGGCGGCGTCGCTCGCGTTCGATAAGGGCCTCCGCGAAGCGGGCGTTGTCCTGCTCGAGCCGATCATGGCCCTCGAACTGACCACGCCCGAAGAGCACATGGGCGACCTCGTGGGCGACCTGCAGCAACGCCGGGCGATGATCGAGCGGACCGAGCAGCGGGGCGTCGACACGGTGATCCACGCCCAGGCCCCGCTGGCGAACCTGTTCGGCTACTCCAGTGCGATGCGGTCGCTCAGCCAAGGCCGGGCCGGGGCGAGCATGACCCCCAGCGACTACGCCCCCGCGCCGGACGACGTGCTGAAGGTCTTCCTGGGCGAGTGA
- the rplV gene encoding 50S ribosomal protein L22: protein MAYTAIHRHARISAQKVRPLADLVRGKRVDDALAILKYQPNRGARMLEKVIQSAFANAEDRGAPNRAGLKVTEVKIDGGPMFKRVRPGARGMAHVIKKRFAHITVAVE from the coding sequence ATGGCATACACAGCAATTCACCGTCACGCTCGCATCAGCGCCCAAAAGGTGCGTCCGCTCGCGGACTTGGTGCGTGGCAAGCGGGTCGACGACGCCCTGGCCATCCTGAAGTACCAGCCGAACCGGGGCGCCCGGATGCTGGAGAAGGTGATCCAGAGCGCCTTCGCCAACGCCGAGGACCGCGGGGCGCCCAACCGGGCGGGCCTGAAGGTCACCGAGGTGAAGATCGACGGCGGCCCGATGTTCAAGCGAGTGCGCCCCGGCGCCCGCGGCATGGCCCACGTCATCAAGAAGCGTTTCGCACACATCACGGTCGCCGTCGAGTAA
- the rpsS gene encoding 30S ribosomal protein S19, protein MSRSLKKGPYVDPKLYLKVEKQNDEGIKSPINTWARACTIVPEFVGHTFMVHNGKQHLKVFVTEDMVGHKLGEFSPTRSFRGHGGKSKK, encoded by the coding sequence ATGAGCCGTTCCCTCAAAAAAGGCCCGTACGTCGATCCGAAGCTCTACCTGAAGGTGGAGAAGCAGAACGACGAGGGCATCAAGAGTCCGATCAACACGTGGGCCCGCGCCTGCACGATCGTCCCCGAGTTCGTGGGCCACACGTTCATGGTCCACAACGGCAAGCAGCACCTGAAGGTGTTTGTCACCGAGGACATGGTCGGACACAAGCTGGGCGAGTTTTCGCCCACGCGGAGCTTCCGGGGCCACGGCGGCAAGAGCAAGAAGTAA
- the rplB gene encoding 50S ribosomal protein L2: MGIRKYKPTSAGRRNASVSDFAELTPGAKPEKSLLRPIKKTGGRNNQGKITCRHRGGGHKRRYRLIDFRRNKDGVIAEVDSIQYDPNRSARIALLKYEDGEKRYIVSPVGLQAGDKVQSGEDAPPKVGNCLPLSKIPLATVVHNVELREGRGGVLCRAAGTSATLMAREAGWAQISLPSGEIRRIPAACRAVIGSTSNPDHSAIVLGKAGRKRWLGRRPHVRGTAMNPIDHPHGGGEGRTKGGRHPVSPQGKSAKGGMTRQRRKPSNAAIVRRRKSKRYGVQKLVKK; the protein is encoded by the coding sequence ATGGGCATCCGCAAATACAAGCCGACCAGCGCCGGGCGCCGCAACGCCTCGGTTAGCGATTTCGCTGAGCTCACCCCCGGGGCGAAGCCGGAGAAGTCGCTGCTGCGTCCGATCAAGAAGACGGGCGGCCGCAACAACCAGGGCAAGATCACCTGCCGCCATCGCGGCGGTGGTCACAAGCGTCGCTATCGGTTGATCGATTTCCGTCGCAACAAGGACGGGGTCATCGCCGAGGTCGATTCGATCCAGTACGATCCGAACCGTTCGGCCCGCATCGCGCTGCTGAAGTACGAGGACGGCGAGAAGCGTTACATCGTTTCGCCGGTCGGGCTTCAAGCTGGCGACAAGGTGCAGTCGGGCGAGGACGCCCCGCCGAAGGTTGGCAACTGCCTCCCGCTGTCGAAGATCCCGCTGGCGACCGTTGTTCACAACGTTGAGCTCCGCGAAGGCCGCGGCGGCGTGCTCTGTCGGGCTGCCGGCACGAGCGCCACGCTGATGGCTCGCGAGGCGGGCTGGGCTCAGATCTCGCTGCCCAGCGGTGAGATCCGCCGCATCCCGGCAGCGTGCCGTGCCGTGATCGGTTCGACGAGCAACCCCGACCACAGCGCGATCGTGCTGGGCAAGGCGGGCCGCAAGCGTTGGCTCGGCCGTCGCCCGCACGTTCGCGGTACCGCGATGAACCCGATCGATCACCCGCACGGTGGTGGTGAGGGTCGCACGAAGGGTGGCCGTCACCCGGTCAGCCCGCAGGGCAAGAGCGCGAAGGGCGGCATGACTCGGCAGCGTCGCAAGCCGTCGAACGCCGCGATCGTTCGTCGCCGCAAGAGCAAGCGTTACGGCGTCCAGAAGCTGGTGAAGAAATAA
- the rpmC gene encoding 50S ribosomal protein L29 — protein MSNAKELREMSDEQIGLTISEAAENLFRLRVQAQTEKLDSPSEIRRNRRLIARCKTIQSERAKAAPAEADAS, from the coding sequence ATGAGCAATGCCAAAGAACTGCGCGAGATGAGCGACGAGCAGATCGGCCTCACCATCAGCGAGGCGGCCGAGAACCTGTTCCGGCTCAGGGTGCAGGCCCAGACCGAGAAGCTCGACAGCCCGAGCGAGATCCGTCGCAACCGTCGGCTGATCGCCCGTTGCAAGACCATTCAGAGCGAACGCGCCAAGGCCGCCCCGGCCGAGGCCGACGCCAGCTAA
- the rpsL gene encoding 30S ribosomal protein S12: protein MPTINQLIRKNRKSKRKQSKAPVLERCPFKRGVCLNVRTMTPKKPNSALRKITRVRLSNGKEVTVYIPGEGHTLQEHSIVLVRGGRVRDLPGVRYQVVRGALDTLGVDGRKQSRSRYGAKKE, encoded by the coding sequence ATGCCCACGATCAACCAGCTCATCCGCAAGAACCGCAAGAGCAAGCGGAAGCAGAGCAAGGCCCCGGTCCTTGAGCGGTGCCCGTTCAAGCGGGGCGTCTGCCTCAACGTGCGGACCATGACGCCGAAGAAGCCGAACTCGGCCCTCCGCAAGATCACCCGTGTCCGCTTGTCGAACGGCAAGGAAGTCACGGTCTACATCCCGGGCGAAGGCCACACGCTGCAGGAGCACAGCATCGTGCTGGTCCGCGGCGGTCGTGTCCGCGACCTGCCGGGCGTCCGCTACCAGGTCGTCCGCGGCGCGCTCGACACGCTGGGCGTCGATGGCCGCAAGCAGTCTCGCAGCCGTTACGGCGCGAAGAAGGAATAG
- the rplC gene encoding 50S ribosomal protein L3 encodes MSAPSKTIGAPTAGILGRKVGMTQVYDESGAVVPVTVLQAGPCHVLQVKTPDRDGYEAVQLGYLDKPRRLAIRSERGHVAKLESKRSKKRAEGGVEPTPKAGCEPKRLVREFRAPADGFAGGVELGAEVTVASLEGVERIDVVATSKGRGFSGAMKRHNFAGQRATHGVKKCHRHMGGTGACASPSRLFKGVRMPGQYGAKRCTVRNQKLVRVDAENNLLLVRGAVPGHKGAFVVVRTTNMLK; translated from the coding sequence ATGTCCGCTCCCTCGAAAACCATTGGCGCCCCCACCGCTGGGATCCTCGGCCGTAAGGTCGGGATGACGCAGGTTTACGACGAATCGGGAGCCGTTGTCCCGGTCACGGTCCTTCAGGCGGGGCCGTGCCACGTGTTGCAGGTTAAGACCCCCGATCGCGACGGTTACGAAGCGGTTCAGTTGGGGTATCTGGATAAGCCTCGCCGGCTAGCGATTCGCAGCGAGCGTGGCCATGTCGCCAAGCTCGAGAGCAAGCGATCGAAGAAGCGGGCTGAGGGTGGCGTTGAGCCGACCCCGAAGGCGGGCTGTGAGCCGAAGCGGCTGGTCCGCGAGTTCCGTGCCCCGGCCGATGGGTTTGCCGGCGGCGTCGAGCTGGGCGCCGAGGTGACCGTGGCCTCCCTCGAGGGGGTCGAACGCATTGACGTCGTCGCCACCAGCAAGGGTCGCGGCTTCAGTGGTGCCATGAAGCGTCACAACTTCGCCGGCCAGCGGGCCACGCACGGCGTCAAGAAGTGTCACCGCCACATGGGTGGAACCGGCGCCTGTGCCAGTCCGAGTCGCCTGTTCAAGGGCGTGCGGATGCCGGGTCAGTACGGCGCCAAGCGTTGCACCGTCCGCAACCAGAAGTTGGTTCGCGTCGACGCCGAGAACAACTTGCTGCTGGTGCGGGGCGCTGTCCCGGGCCACAAGGGCGCCTTCGTTGTCGTCCGCACCACGAACATGTTGAAGTAA
- the rpsC gene encoding 30S ribosomal protein S3, translated as MGQKVNPIGFRTGVMLDWKSRWYASKKEFAELLLEDKKIRDYVTKKYKSAGIPQVHIERTRDEVKVVLHAARPGVIIGRKGTQVEQLQDELQALVGRRINIKIEEIGRPELQAHLVAEDIAEQLGKRAAFRRTMKRALEQTMEAGAKGIKIQMAGRLGGAEMARREKQIAGSMPLSTLRAKIDYGFVEAKTPQGHIGIQVWINQGEYEDQNDGADAQEGQAPKKPKRAYKR; from the coding sequence ATGGGCCAAAAGGTCAATCCGATCGGCTTCCGCACCGGCGTCATGCTGGATTGGAAGAGCCGTTGGTACGCGTCGAAGAAAGAGTTCGCCGAGCTGCTGCTCGAGGACAAGAAGATCCGTGACTACGTCACGAAGAAGTACAAGTCGGCCGGCATCCCGCAGGTGCACATCGAGCGCACCCGCGACGAGGTCAAGGTCGTCCTGCACGCCGCCCGTCCCGGTGTGATCATCGGGCGGAAGGGGACGCAGGTCGAACAGCTGCAAGACGAGCTGCAGGCCCTCGTGGGTCGGCGGATCAACATCAAGATCGAGGAGATCGGACGCCCCGAGCTGCAAGCGCACCTCGTGGCCGAAGACATCGCCGAGCAGCTCGGGAAGCGTGCGGCCTTCCGTCGCACGATGAAGCGAGCTCTCGAGCAAACCATGGAGGCCGGCGCCAAAGGGATCAAGATCCAGATGGCGGGGCGGCTGGGCGGCGCCGAGATGGCCCGCCGCGAGAAGCAGATCGCCGGATCGATGCCGCTCAGCACGTTGCGGGCGAAGATCGATTACGGATTCGTAGAGGCTAAGACACCGCAAGGCCACATCGGCATTCAGGTGTGGATCAACCAAGGCGAGTACGAGGACCAGAACGATGGCGCTGATGCCCAAGAGGGTCAAGCACCGAAAAAGCCAAAGAGGGCGTATAAAAGGTAA
- the rplD gene encoding 50S ribosomal protein L4 → MPKLTIHDRKGAKVGTYDVEPEDFAPSINKQLLHDAVVMYQANLRQGSHKTKNRAEVTSSRKKMYRQKGTGNARAGHRTSGVRRGGGHIFARRPRDYSYRMPRKALQLATRMAIASKVADDELVIIDDLAFASPKTRDMATIIRSLGCDGASLLVATSEIDSNVYKSARNLPRVDVSPTTDLNALSLLSAKRLLVTKAALDQLKESAAKHKKNTASDND, encoded by the coding sequence ATGCCAAAACTCACCATTCACGATCGAAAAGGCGCGAAGGTCGGCACCTACGATGTCGAGCCGGAGGATTTCGCGCCTTCGATCAATAAGCAGCTGCTGCACGACGCCGTGGTCATGTACCAGGCCAACCTGCGGCAGGGTTCGCACAAGACCAAGAACCGCGCCGAAGTCACGAGCTCGCGCAAGAAGATGTACCGCCAGAAGGGCACGGGCAACGCCCGTGCCGGCCACCGCACGAGCGGTGTCCGCCGTGGTGGTGGGCACATCTTCGCCCGCCGGCCCCGCGATTACAGCTACCGGATGCCCCGCAAGGCGCTGCAGTTGGCGACCCGCATGGCGATCGCCTCGAAGGTGGCCGACGACGAGCTGGTGATCATCGACGATCTCGCCTTCGCCTCGCCGAAGACCCGCGATATGGCGACCATCATCCGGTCGCTCGGTTGCGACGGTGCGTCGCTCCTGGTCGCCACTTCGGAAATCGATTCCAACGTCTACAAGAGCGCCCGCAACTTGCCTCGGGTGGACGTCTCACCGACGACCGACCTGAACGCCCTGAGCCTGCTCTCGGCGAAACGGTTGCTGGTTACAAAGGCCGCGCTCGATCAGCTGAAGGAATCGGCCGCCAAGCACAAGAAGAACACCGCCAGCGACAACGACTGA
- a CDS encoding ADP-ribosylglycohydrolase: MSSFALIRVDSWALLLALSVGVGQAEEADQRVLGLLTGSVVGDALGGPVEFAKAEAAAGVLPGYRARPEERVEAADLRRLAETLPLLAYGAFRPEAEPYGQWSADAPAGTVTDDTRHKMVLIDTLRTSQRLQSSEGLTRRALAEAYLRFADRPEMKSTAGWPALCEDSMREFGFAARWELGERDPAVALPPSRMWGGLGTCCGQMTLPPLAAIYPGEPDRAYLAAYELAWFDNGEAKDLNAAVVAGLAHALDRPVPAAEPAARHAAWREMLAAMKRTDPLRYGEVEFMDRALSRSIDRATALAEEAEGSPGRLYGLIEAACPRDHAWEAKFLLIEAVAFAEFSRGEPLAAIHLALDFGEDCDSAAQLLGSWFGALYGPELFPEPMRRAVEARLGADYRESLAEWVRVLADARRGLTDR; the protein is encoded by the coding sequence TTGTCTTCCTTCGCCCTGATTCGTGTTGATTCGTGGGCGCTTCTGCTTGCTCTCTCAGTTGGCGTTGGGCAGGCGGAGGAGGCCGATCAGCGCGTGCTCGGCCTGCTAACCGGTTCTGTGGTGGGCGACGCCCTGGGCGGGCCGGTCGAGTTCGCCAAAGCCGAAGCGGCCGCCGGCGTGCTGCCGGGGTACCGGGCGCGGCCTGAGGAGCGAGTCGAGGCGGCCGACTTGCGTCGGCTCGCCGAGACGCTGCCGCTGCTCGCCTACGGAGCGTTCCGCCCCGAGGCCGAGCCGTACGGTCAGTGGTCCGCCGACGCCCCCGCCGGCACGGTGACCGACGACACGCGGCACAAGATGGTGCTGATCGACACGCTGCGGACGAGCCAGCGACTCCAGTCGTCAGAGGGGCTGACGCGCCGCGCACTCGCCGAGGCCTACCTCCGCTTCGCCGATCGGCCCGAGATGAAGAGCACCGCCGGCTGGCCGGCGCTGTGTGAGGACTCGATGCGTGAGTTCGGCTTCGCCGCGCGTTGGGAGCTAGGCGAGCGTGACCCGGCGGTCGCGCTGCCGCCTTCGCGGATGTGGGGCGGGTTGGGCACGTGCTGCGGGCAGATGACGCTGCCCCCGTTGGCGGCGATCTACCCGGGCGAGCCGGATCGCGCGTACCTGGCCGCCTACGAGCTCGCCTGGTTCGATAACGGCGAGGCGAAGGACCTCAACGCGGCGGTCGTCGCCGGCCTGGCGCACGCTCTTGACCGGCCGGTCCCCGCCGCGGAGCCCGCCGCCCGCCACGCCGCGTGGCGCGAGATGCTCGCGGCGATGAAGCGGACCGACCCGCTCCGGTACGGCGAGGTCGAGTTCATGGACCGGGCCCTCTCCCGATCGATCGATCGGGCGACGGCCCTCGCCGAAGAGGCCGAGGGCTCGCCGGGACGGCTGTACGGGCTGATCGAGGCCGCCTGCCCGCGGGACCACGCCTGGGAGGCGAAGTTCCTGCTGATCGAGGCGGTCGCCTTCGCCGAGTTCAGCCGGGGCGAGCCGCTGGCGGCGATCCACTTGGCCCTCGATTTCGGCGAGGACTGCGACTCGGCGGCCCAGCTCCTGGGGTCCTGGTTCGGCGCCCTGTACGGGCCCGAGCTCTTCCCCGAGCCGATGCGCCGCGCCGTCGAGGCGAGGCTCGGGGCGGACTACCGCGAGTCGCTCGCCGAGTGGGTGCGGGTGCTGGCGGACGCCCGCCGCGGCCTGACGGATCGCTAG
- a CDS encoding Alpha/beta hydrolase family protein yields MPAPRHQRLRRHLRRGLLACGVFLLLGVGGLAWVGSRLVAPENHPVGAPPQDLPLEAFEPSSESLPKIGGWRTRSTDAPATVLLLHPLHADRRAMLDRARLLHRAGYDVALIDLPGHGETPAESLAFGWRGRLAVRAALRQLREEDPARPIGVVGWSLGGASALLASPLGPEGAKAVVLESVYPSIREAVHNRLAIRVGSAASLIRPLLLCQLPLRLGISVDDLAPIDGLVGLGCPVLLLAGEVDRRTPLAESERMHAAARSPRELVIFQGAGHVDLLKADPALWERSVLGYLKASLRASPSSESS; encoded by the coding sequence ATGCCCGCGCCGCGTCACCAACGGCTCCGCCGCCATCTACGCCGAGGTTTGCTCGCCTGCGGGGTGTTTCTATTGCTGGGCGTCGGTGGTCTGGCGTGGGTCGGCTCTCGCTTGGTCGCTCCCGAGAATCATCCGGTCGGAGCCCCGCCACAGGACCTGCCGTTGGAGGCCTTCGAGCCCTCCTCGGAGTCTTTGCCCAAGATCGGCGGGTGGCGGACCCGCTCCACCGACGCCCCGGCGACGGTCTTGCTGCTGCACCCCCTGCACGCCGACCGCCGTGCGATGCTGGATCGGGCCCGCTTGCTGCACCGAGCGGGCTACGACGTGGCGTTGATCGATCTGCCTGGCCACGGCGAGACGCCCGCGGAGAGCCTCGCCTTCGGCTGGCGGGGCCGGTTGGCGGTGCGGGCCGCCCTGCGGCAGCTGAGGGAGGAGGACCCCGCTCGCCCGATCGGCGTGGTCGGCTGGTCCCTGGGTGGCGCCTCGGCGCTGCTCGCCTCGCCGTTGGGGCCCGAGGGGGCCAAGGCGGTGGTGCTCGAGTCGGTCTATCCCAGTATCCGCGAGGCCGTCCACAACCGCCTGGCGATCCGAGTCGGCTCCGCCGCGTCGCTGATCCGACCCCTGCTGCTGTGTCAGTTGCCCCTGCGTCTGGGGATCTCGGTCGATGATCTTGCCCCGATCGATGGTCTGGTGGGCCTGGGTTGCCCCGTTCTCCTGCTAGCGGGCGAGGTCGATAGGAGGACCCCCCTGGCGGAGTCCGAGCGGATGCATGCCGCCGCCCGCTCTCCCAGGGAACTCGTGATCTTTCAGGGCGCCGGCCACGTCGATCTCCTTAAGGCGGACCCGGCTCTTTGGGAGCGGTCGGTGCTTGGCTACCTCAAAGCGAGTCTCAGGGCTTCGCCGTCCTCCGAGTCTTCCTAG
- the rpsG gene encoding 30S ribosomal protein S7 has protein sequence MGRITASRKTLKPDPVHGSLLASKFINCLMQDGKKSTAQAVFYNALDNIKERVPEEEPIEVFNQALENIKPAIEVRSKRVGGAAYQVPMQVNRARQQSLAIRWLLMAIRDKKGRPTHLKLADELVAAFNREGAAMTRRENVHRMADANKAFAHFAW, from the coding sequence ATGGGCCGCATCACCGCCAGCCGCAAGACACTCAAGCCGGACCCCGTTCACGGGTCGCTCCTGGCGAGCAAGTTCATCAACTGCTTGATGCAGGACGGCAAGAAGAGCACCGCGCAGGCTGTGTTCTACAACGCCCTGGACAACATCAAGGAGCGGGTGCCCGAGGAGGAGCCGATCGAGGTCTTCAACCAGGCCCTCGAGAACATCAAGCCGGCGATCGAGGTCCGCTCGAAGCGGGTCGGTGGCGCCGCCTACCAGGTTCCGATGCAGGTCAACCGCGCGCGCCAGCAGTCGCTCGCGATCCGCTGGTTGCTGATGGCGATCCGCGACAAGAAGGGCCGCCCGACCCACCTGAAGCTCGCCGACGAACTGGTCGCCGCCTTCAACCGCGAGGGCGCCGCGATGACCCGCCGCGAGAACGTCCACCGCATGGCCGACGCCAACAAGGCGTTCGCTCACTTCGCTTGGTGA
- the rplP gene encoding 50S ribosomal protein L16: MALMPKRVKHRKSQRGRIKGNATRGNRVIYGEFGLQAVEGGWISAQTIEAGRIAAQQYVRGEGKLYIRIFPDKSVTSIPLETRMGKGKGEPDYWAAVVKPGTVLFEVAGISEQAAKICFARLAHKMPVRVRLVKREAI, from the coding sequence ATGGCGCTGATGCCCAAGAGGGTCAAGCACCGAAAAAGCCAAAGAGGGCGTATAAAAGGTAACGCCACACGCGGCAATCGCGTGATCTACGGCGAGTTCGGTTTGCAGGCCGTTGAGGGTGGCTGGATCAGCGCCCAAACGATCGAAGCCGGCCGTATCGCGGCGCAACAGTACGTGCGCGGCGAAGGTAAGCTTTATATACGCATCTTCCCGGACAAGTCGGTCACATCCATCCCGCTCGAAACCCGCATGGGTAAGGGTAAGGGTGAGCCCGATTACTGGGCTGCGGTGGTGAAGCCCGGCACGGTGCTGTTCGAGGTGGCAGGCATCTCGGAGCAGGCGGCGAAGATCTGCTTCGCCCGCTTGGCTCACAAGATGCCCGTCCGTGTGCGGCTAGTGAAACGAGAGGCCATCTGA